DNA from Methylobacterium currus:
GCTCGGCCCGCAGCCGGCGGGTGGCGAAGAACGCCTCGCGCAGGAGGTCGCGGGCGAAACCGGTGCGGAGCGCCGTGAACAGCGCCGGCCGCGTCGTCGCGCTCGGGCCCGAGCCCGAGAGCCGGTGCGGGCCGACCCGGGCCTGGCCGCTGGTGCGCCCGCCCTCGAGCCAGCTCGCCTCGCCGTCCAACGCCCCGAAATTGACCGGCAGCACCGCCTTCTCGGCCAGGGCCTCGGCGCGGGAATAGCCGATCACCGCCCAGCCCGGCGCCTCGATGTCCGGCACCGGCGCGCCGTTCTCCGTCCGATAGGGCAGCCACAGGATGCGCCGGCCGTCGGCCCGCTCCAGCGTGCCGGAGAGGAGCAGCCGCAATCGCGCCTCGCGGAACAGCGGCAGCAATGCGTTGCTCCAGGCCGCGGCCTCGCTCCCGGTCTCGCCATCGGCGAGGGCCGGCAGGTGGTGCACCTCGTCGACGACGAGGAGGGTGCGGTGGCGCCGCATCTCGGCGAGGTGCAGGGCGGGGGCCGCCGCGACCGCCTGGTAGGTGGTGACGTAGCCGGCCAGGCCCCGGCTCGGATCGGGGGAATTGTCGGCGGCCCGCACCGACAGGGCATGGCCCAGCGCCGAGCGCCAGGCCGGATCGGCGAAGGCTTCCTCGGCCTGGAGGCGCAGGGAATCCCGCGGCACGACCCAGACCACCCGGTCGACGACGCCCGCCGCGATCAGCCGGGAGGCCGCGATGACCGGCAGGAGCGACTTGCCGCCGCCGGGCGTCACCGCCGCCAGGATGTCGGTGATGCCCGTGGCCTCGCCGCGGGCGAGCGAGGCCACGAGCTCGAACAGGCTGCGCTGGTGGCTGCGCAGGGGGCGGGACGGGGCGCTCAAGGCCGGAAGGAATCGCGAACCATCACCGGACCATGCCGGAGCCCGCCCGCCTTGTGAATCCGGGGGACAAGCAGGATTTCCGCGTTCCCCACATCAGAAACCGGTTGCGCCGGCGCGCGTGGTCAGCCTCGCCCGCGCTCCAGCATCCGCGACACCACCCTGGCGGTGAAATCGACCATCGGGACGATGCGGGCGTAGTTGAGCCGGGTCGGCCCGATCACCCCGACGACGCCCACGATGGTCTGGCTGCCGTCCCGGAAGGGAGCGGCGATCATCGACGAGCCGGAGAGCGAGAAGAGCTTGTTCTCCGAGCCGATGAAGATCCGCACGCCCTCGCCGCCCTCGGCGCGCGAGAGAAGGTCGATCACGTCCTTCTGGCTCTCCAGGTCGTTGAAGAGCAGGCGGATGCGCTCCAGGTCCTCGGCCGCCCGCAGGTCGTCGAGGAGGTTGGCCTGGCCGCGCACGATCAGCTGGCGCTCCTCGCTCGGGCCGACCGAGCGGGCGAGGCCGGCATCGACCAGCCGTCCGGTCAGCTCGTCGAGCTCCTGCTTCATCGCCGCCCGGGCGGTCTCGATCTCGACCCGCACCTCACCGAGGGTGCGGCCGCGGATGCGCGCGTTGAGGAAGTTCGAGGCCTCCTGCAGCGCGCCCGCGGGCAGGCCGTGCGGCAGGTCGAGCAGGCGGTTCTCCACCGAGCCGTCGTCGGAGACCAGCACCACCAGGGCGCGGCCGGGATCGAGCCGCACGAACTCGATGTGCCGCAGCCGCGGGTTCTGCTTGGCGGTGACGACGACGCCGGCGCCGCGCGAGATGCCCGAGAGCAGCATCGAGGCCTCGGTGAGCGCGCTCTCGAAGGTGTGGCGCGAGGCGGCGGCGCGCATCTGCGCCTCGATCCTTCCCTTCTCCTCCTGGCCGACATCGCCGAGTTCGAGCAGCGCGTCGACGAAGAAGCGCAGGCCGTGCTCGGTGGGGAGCCGGCCGGCGCTGGTATGAGGGGCGTAGATCAGCCCCGCCTGCTCCAGATCCGACATCACGTTGCGGATCGAGGCCGGCGAGAGCGCCATCGGCAGGATGCGGGCGAGGTTGCGCGACCCCACCGGCTCTCCCGTGGCGAGATAGCTCTCGACGATCTGGCGAAAGATTTCCCGCGAGCGCTCGTTGAGCTCGGCAATGGCACGGGCCTGTCCGGAGCCGCCGGGCAGGGGTGGAAGGTCGCGTGTGTTCATCAACCCTACGGGAGCCAAACGACTCCTTACTGTGAGGGGCCGCGGCGTCCGGCGCAAGCGGACGCGACGCCGCGCGGGGCGGAATCTCCGTCTTCGCCCGGGGCGTATGTCGTCACTTGAACGGAAGCCGACTCGCCGTCTCAGACCGCGTTCAGCACTCCGGCGCCAGTCTTCCCTCCATGGCCGCACGAGGATGCGGCGAGACGAACCGGAGGCGAACATGCGGACGATGCGCAACCCGATGACGGCCGGCAAGCGGCTGCTGGCGGTGGCCGCCCTGGTGGCGGGCGGTCTCCTCGCGGCGAGGACCGCCGAGGCGGCGCCCTTCGCGCCCGGTGCGGGGACGACGCCGGCGGCGGAGGTAGTGCAGGTGCAGTACGGCCATCATCATGGCTGGGGCCACCGTCGCCACCATGATGGCTGGGGTCATCGCCATCACGGGGGCTGGGGGCACCATCGCCATCACCACGGGCATTGGGGCCATCATCACCATCGGCACGGGGGTCATCATCACGGCCGGCCCCATCACCGAGGCCACGGCTTCTACTGACGATCGGCCGGGAGGGCGGGGCCCGGGCGCCAGGCGCCCGGGTCCTTCGCCGTGTCTGGGCATCGCGATCCCCTTGCCGCCCCCGGCGCCAGCGCCTAAGAGCGCGCGGCCCCCGCGGATCTGTGCGCCGCGCCCCTGTCGCGCGGCGCCCTGGACAGGAGTTGTGCCCATGCGCCCCTCGAAGCGCGCCCCCGACGAGCTGCGCAAGGTCACGCTGGAGCGGGGCGTCTCGCGCTACGCCGAGGGCTCGTGCCTCGTCACCTTCGGGGAGACCAAGGTTCTGTGCACCGCCTCGCTCGAGGAGCGCGGGCCGTCCTGGCTGCGCGGCTCCGGCAAGGGCTGGGTCACCGCCGAATACAGCATGCTGCCGCGGGCGACCCACGACCGCAACCGGCGCGAGGTCAATGCCGGCAAGCCCTCCGGCCGCACCCAGGAGATCCAGCGGCTGATCGGCCGGTCCTTGCGCGCCGTGGTGAATCTGCCGGCGGTGGGCGAGCGCCAGATCGTGGTCGATTGCGACGTGCTCCAGGCCGATGGCGGCACCCGCACGGCGGCGATCACCGGCGCCTGGGTCGCGCTGCACGAGTGCTTCACCTGGATGCGCGGTCGCTCGATCATCTCGGTTGACCCGATGCGCGACCACGTCGCGGCGATCTCCTGCGGCATCCACAAGGGCACCCCCGTCCTCGACCTCGACTACGACGAGGATTCCGGCGCCGAGACCGATGCCAACTTCGTCATCACCGGCAGCGGCGGCATCGTCGAGGTGCAGGGCACCGCCGAGGTGAAGCCGTTCTCGGAGGAGGAGTTCTTGGGCCTCCTGCGCCTCGCCAAGGCGGGCGTGGCCGAGCTGGTGGCGCTCCAGAAGCAGGCGATCGGCTGATGGCCCGCCTCCTCACCGGGCGGGTCGTGATCGCGACCCACAATGCCGGCAAGCTGCGCGAGATGCGCGAGTTGCTGGCCCCCTTCGGCGTCGAGGCGGTCTCGGCCGGCGAGCTGAACCTGCCCGAGCCGGAGGAGACCGGCACGATGTTTGCCGAGAATGCCGCCATCAAGGCGCGGGCGGCGACGAGGGCCACCGGCCTGCCCGCCTTCGCCGACGATTCGGGGCTCTGCGCCAACGCGCTCGACGGGGCGCCCGGCCTGTTCTCGGCCCGCTGGTCCGGCGGCTCGAAGGACTTTTCCGGCGCGATGGCGCGCATCGAGCGCGAGCTCGCCAGCCGCGGCGCCACGGACCGGCGGGCGCATTTCGTCTCGGCCCTGGTCCTGACCTGGCCGGACGGGCACGAGGAGCTGTTCGAGGGACGGGTCTTCGGCGAGCTGGTCTGGCCCCCCCGCGGCGACAAGGGCTTCGGCTACGACCCGATGTTCAAGCCGGACGAGAGCCCGCTCACCTTCGGCGAGCTGAGCGCCGAGGAGAAGCACGGCATCGACTGGGCGAGGGGGGAGGCCCTGTCGCACCGGGCCCGGGCCTTCCTGGCGCTCGCCGCCGCATGCCTGCGCCGGCCGGGCTGAACGAGAAGAGGCGCCCGCTTCGGGGCGCCTTCATCACCTCGGAAGAAGGGACGGCGGAGCCGCCCCTCCCGGATCCCGTGAGGTTACGCGACGGTCAGGCCGACATCGACGTTGCCGCGGGTGGCGTTCGAGTACGGGCACACCTGGTGGGCCTTCTCGACCAGCGTCTCGGCGGTCGCCTTGTCGAGGCCCGGCAGCGAGATGGTCAGGTCGGCGGTGATGCCGAAGCCGCCCTCGGAGCGCGGGCCGATGCCGACCTTGGCGGTCACGGTGGTGTCGGCCGGGACGGCGATCTTCTCCTGGCCGCCGACGAACTTCATCGCGCCGAGGAAGCAGGCGGCGTAGCCGGCCGCGAAGAGCTGCTCGGGATTGTTGCCGGCGCCGCCGGCGCCGCCGAGCTCCTTGGGGGTCGACAGCTTGACGTCGAGGCTGCCGTCCTGGGTCTGGGCGCGACCGTCGCGACCGCCATTCGCCGTGGCCTGGGTGGTGTACTTCACGTCGACGGACATCGGGGCTCTCCTGGAGTAGGGGCGGCCTCACCGCGCCGTGGCGCGCGCCGCGGCATGGTCATAGATCGAAATTTGATTGCGCGCAATTTGTTTTTGTGCGCCGTCATCGCTATGATCGAAGCGGCCTCGAGCGCAGATCGTTCCGGGGGCCACGGTCAGGCCCCGCTCGACGGGGCCCCGACGGAGCCCCTTTGAGGAGCGGGACATGTCAGAGATCGATGCGCACGGCCAGAACGCCGACCAGGACAAGGGCCAGAATTCCGGCCAGGACCCCGACCCGGCCGACGACCTGCACCTCTCCAACCAGATTTGCTTCGCGGTCTACTCGGCGGCGCATGCCTTCAACCGGATCTACAAGCCCCTCCTCGACCGGATCGGCCTGACCTACCCGCAATACCTGGTGCTCCTCCTGCTCTGGGAGCAGGACGGGCAGACGATGAAGACCCTCGGGCAGCGCCTCTACCTCGATTCCGGCACCCTGACGCCGCTGCTCAAGCGCCTGGAGAGTGCAGGGCTGGTGATCCGGACACGCGACGCCCGGGACGAGCGGCTGATGCGCATCACCCTGACCGAGGCCGGTGCGTCCTTGCGCGAGAAGGCGACGCCGTTCCCGAACGAGATCGTCTGCGCCTCCGGGCGGCCGGCGGAGCGGCTGGTGGCCCTGCGCGACGAGATCCTGGCCCTGCGCGACAGCCTGCACGCCTCGGCGGCGCCGGACCGCGGGGCAGCCTGAGGGGTCGTCAGAGCATCGGCAAGTGCCGCGGCTTCGGTCCGCGGGGGAAGGCGGCGTCGATCCGGGCGAGCTCGGCCTCGCTCAGGGTCAGGCTGCCGCCGCCGGCATTCTCGGCGGCATGGGCCGGACTCGACGCCTTCGGGATCGCCAGCACGCCGTCCCCCCGGGTGAGCGCGGCCAGCGCCACCTGCCGCGGCGTGGCGTCGTGCGCTTGCGCGATCTCGGCCAGCACGCGGCCGCCCGGGGTCGCGGGACCCGGGAAGCTGTCATGACCGAAGGGGCTGTAGGCCACCACCGCGACGCCGTGGCGCCGGCACCAGGGCAGGACCGCATGCTCGATCGCCCGCTCCTCCAGGTGGTAGAGCACCTGGTTGCAGGCGATGCGGTCGGGGCCTGCGATCTCCAAGGCCTCGTCGAGGTCGTCGGCGTCGAAGTTGCTCACGCCCCAGGACAGGATCTTGCCCGCCCGGATCAGCTCCTCGAAGGCCGCGAAGGTCTCCTCCAGCGGGTGGGGGCCGCGCCAGTGCAGGAGGTAGCAGTCGAGCCGGTCGGTGCGCAGGCGCTTGAGCGAGCGCTCGCAGGCCTGGATCGTGCCCCGGCGCGAGGCGTTCCCGGGCAGCACCTTGGAGACCAGAAATGCCTCGTCGCGGCGGTCGCCGATCGCCTCGGCGATCAGGGGTTCGGCCTCGCCATACATCTCGGCGGTGTCGACGTGGCTCATCCCCACGTCGAGGCCCCGCCGCAGGGCGGCCGCCGCCACGGTGGGCTCGCCCTCGTCGAGGTACCAGGTTCCCTGCCCGATCACCGGCACCGCGGGCCCGGTGCGTCCGAAGGGTTGCCGTCGCATCGCGCGCTCCTGCGATCTGTGCCGTCCTGGGCCGCGGGGCACGCGGAGGGCAAGGGCAGATCCCGGAGAATGCACGGTTTTCTGCGCTCCGTCGCGGTCAGGCGCCGAGACCCCGGGATGAAAAAGGCTCTTCTCCCCACAGGCGTTCTTCAAAAAGAACATTCCGGTTGACAGAAAGTCCGCTTCCGGGTTTCTGTGCCGGCCCGCCATCCGGCATGAGATCATGCGTTGAAGGACCCCGATGACCGCTCCCGTTTCCCCGCCCGCCCGGACCCGCGCGCCGTGACGGCCCCCGTCCGCGTGCCGGTGCCGGGGGATCTGAGCGACCGGCTCGGCCAACCCGACGCGCTCGTCAGGCTCGAGAGCGTAGCCAAGACCTACACGGCGCGCCGCGGTGCCGGCGCCGTGACGGCCCTGGAGGATATCGACCTCTCGGTGGCGCGCGGCCAGGTGCTCGGCGTGATCGGCCGCTCCGGCGCCGGCAAGTCGACGCTGATCCGCCTGGTCAACGGGCTGGAGCGGCCGAGCCGCGGCCGGGTGATCGTCGACCGCGCCGAGATCTCGAGCCTGTCGGAATCCGCCCTGCGAGCCGAGCGCCGTGGCATCGGCATGATCTTCCAGCACTTCAACCTGCTCTCGGCCCGCACCGCCGCCGGCAACGTCGCGCTGCCGCTCGAAGTGGCCGGCACCGACAAGGCCGCGATCCGCAAGCGGGTGGCGGAGCTCCTCGACCTCGTCGGGCTCGGGCCGCAGGCCGACCGCTACCCGGCCGAGCTGTCGGGCGGGCAGAAGCAGCGCATCGGCATCGCCCGGGCGCTCGCCACCAACCCGAAGGTGCTGCTCTCCGACGAGGCGACCTCGGCCCTCGACCCGGAGACGACCCGCTCGATCCTCGACCTGCTCGGCCGGATCAACCGGGAGCTCGGCCTGACGATCCTGCTCATCACCCACGAGATGGCGGTGATCCGGGCGATCGCCCACGAGGTCGCGGTGCTCGAGGGCGGCCGCATCGCCGAGTCGGGCGACGTGTTCGAGGTCTTCACCCGGCCGAGGGCCGCGATCACCCGCACCTTCCTCGACGAGGAGACCGGCCGCGCCCTGCCGCCGTCGCTCGCCGCCCGCCTCAGCCCCGGGCTACAGGCCGGGGAGGGCCGGCAGGCGGTGCTGCGGATCACCTTCCGGGGGCCGCACGCCACCGATCCGGTGCTGGCCCAGCTCACCCGCGATGCCGGCATCCCGGCGGGCATCCTCTCGGGGACGGTGGACGAGATCGCCGGCCGCCCCTTCGGCACCCTGGTGGTCGGCATCGCGGCCGATCCCGGGACGGTGGAGCGCGCCCGGACCTTCCTCGCCGCCCGCGGCCTCGACGTGGAGATGCTCGGCACCCTCGACCTCGCCGGCTGGCAGCGGACCGCCGCTCCCGGCCTCACGGATCCGCACCATGTCGCCTGAACTCCTTCGCCTCCTCGTCCAGGCTACCCTCGACACGCTGCAGATGGTGGCGGTGGCGGCCTCCCTCGGCACGCTGATCGGCCTGCCGCTCGGCGTCTTCCTGGCCACCAGCGGTCGCGGCGAATTGCTGGCCGCGCCCTGGCTCAACCGGGTGCTCGGCCTCGTCGTCAACGCCACCCGCTCGACACCGTTCATCATCCTGGTGGTGGCGATCATCCCGTTCACCCGGCTGATCGCCGGCACCTCGATCGGCACCACCGCGGCCACCGTGCCGCTGACGGTCGCCGCGACCCCGTTCATCGCCCGCCTCGTCGAGGGGGCAATCCGCGAGGTCGATGGCGGCCTCGTCGAGGCGGCCCGGGCCTTCGGTGCGAGCCCGCTACAGATCGTCCTCAAGGTGCTGATCCCCGAGGCCCTGCCCGGCATCGTGCTCGGCCTCACCCTGGCGGTCGTGTCCCTGATCGGCTTCTCCGCGATGGTCGGCGCCGTCGGCGGCGGGGGCCTGGGCGATCTCGGCATCCGGTACGGCTACCAGCGCTTCATGCCCGAGATGATGCTCGCCGTGGTGGTGGTGCTGATCGTCCTGGTGCAGCTGGTCCAGACCCTCGGCGACCGGCTGGCACGGCGCATGAACAAGCGCCTGCGCCACGGCTGACCCCTTCTCCCCTGATCCCTCGGAGCGTGAACCCGATGCTGCGTACCCTCACCCTGGCCGCCCTTCTCGCCGCCGCCAGCCTGCCCGCCCTCGCTCAAGGCCAGCGCGTGCGCGTCGGCGCCACGCCGGGCCCGCACGCCCAGATCCTCGAGGCGGTGAAGCCGATCGCCGCCAAGAAGGGCCTCGACCTGCAGGTGGTCGAGTTCTCGGACTACGTCGTGCCGAACGAGGCTCTGTCCTCGGGCGAGCTGGAGGCCAACTCGTTTCAGCACCAGCCCTACCTCGACAACCAGAAGGCCGATCGCGGCTACAGGATCGAGAGCGTCGCCCAGACGGTGAACTTTCCGATGGGCGTCTACTCGAAGCGCCACAAGAGCATCGACGCGGTGCCGGCGGGCGGCACGCTGGCGATCCCGAACGATCCGACCAATGGCGGCCGCGCCCTGCTGCTCCTGCAGGACAAGGGGCTCCTCAAGCTGAAGGCCAATGTCGGCTTTAAGCCGAGCGTCGCCGACATCACCGAGAACCCGAAGCGCCTGCGCATCATCGAGGTCGACGCGGCCCAGACCCCGCGCT
Protein-coding regions in this window:
- a CDS encoding aldo/keto reductase, with protein sequence MRRQPFGRTGPAVPVIGQGTWYLDEGEPTVAAAALRRGLDVGMSHVDTAEMYGEAEPLIAEAIGDRRDEAFLVSKVLPGNASRRGTIQACERSLKRLRTDRLDCYLLHWRGPHPLEETFAAFEELIRAGKILSWGVSNFDADDLDEALEIAGPDRIACNQVLYHLEERAIEHAVLPWCRRHGVAVVAYSPFGHDSFPGPATPGGRVLAEIAQAHDATPRQVALAALTRGDGVLAIPKASSPAHAAENAGGGSLTLSEAELARIDAAFPRGPKPRHLPML
- the rdgB gene encoding RdgB/HAM1 family non-canonical purine NTP pyrophosphatase yields the protein MARLLTGRVVIATHNAGKLREMRELLAPFGVEAVSAGELNLPEPEETGTMFAENAAIKARAATRATGLPAFADDSGLCANALDGAPGLFSARWSGGSKDFSGAMARIERELASRGATDRRAHFVSALVLTWPDGHEELFEGRVFGELVWPPRGDKGFGYDPMFKPDESPLTFGELSAEEKHGIDWARGEALSHRARAFLALAAACLRRPG
- the rph gene encoding ribonuclease PH, encoding MRPSKRAPDELRKVTLERGVSRYAEGSCLVTFGETKVLCTASLEERGPSWLRGSGKGWVTAEYSMLPRATHDRNRREVNAGKPSGRTQEIQRLIGRSLRAVVNLPAVGERQIVVDCDVLQADGGTRTAAITGAWVALHECFTWMRGRSIISVDPMRDHVAAISCGIHKGTPVLDLDYDEDSGAETDANFVITGSGGIVEVQGTAEVKPFSEEEFLGLLRLAKAGVAELVALQKQAIG
- a CDS encoding MetQ/NlpA family ABC transporter substrate-binding protein — protein: MLRTLTLAALLAAASLPALAQGQRVRVGATPGPHAQILEAVKPIAAKKGLDLQVVEFSDYVVPNEALSSGELEANSFQHQPYLDNQKADRGYRIESVAQTVNFPMGVYSKRHKSIDAVPAGGTLAIPNDPTNGGRALLLLQDKGLLKLKANVGFKPSVADITENPKRLRIIEVDAAQTPRSLDDVDAAAVNTNYATAAGLKPSDAILKEEPKGPYVNVIAVRSADKDKPWVAALVESYRSPEVKAFIEGKFGGAVLTSW
- a CDS encoding organic hydroperoxide resistance protein — translated: MSVDVKYTTQATANGGRDGRAQTQDGSLDVKLSTPKELGGAGGAGNNPEQLFAAGYAACFLGAMKFVGGQEKIAVPADTTVTAKVGIGPRSEGGFGITADLTISLPGLDKATAETLVEKAHQVCPYSNATRGNVDVGLTVA
- a CDS encoding MarR family winged helix-turn-helix transcriptional regulator is translated as MSEIDAHGQNADQDKGQNSGQDPDPADDLHLSNQICFAVYSAAHAFNRIYKPLLDRIGLTYPQYLVLLLLWEQDGQTMKTLGQRLYLDSGTLTPLLKRLESAGLVIRTRDARDERLMRITLTEAGASLREKATPFPNEIVCASGRPAERLVALRDEILALRDSLHASAAPDRGAA
- a CDS encoding methionine ABC transporter ATP-binding protein, whose amino-acid sequence is MTAPVRVPVPGDLSDRLGQPDALVRLESVAKTYTARRGAGAVTALEDIDLSVARGQVLGVIGRSGAGKSTLIRLVNGLERPSRGRVIVDRAEISSLSESALRAERRGIGMIFQHFNLLSARTAAGNVALPLEVAGTDKAAIRKRVAELLDLVGLGPQADRYPAELSGGQKQRIGIARALATNPKVLLSDEATSALDPETTRSILDLLGRINRELGLTILLITHEMAVIRAIAHEVAVLEGGRIAESGDVFEVFTRPRAAITRTFLDEETGRALPPSLAARLSPGLQAGEGRQAVLRITFRGPHATDPVLAQLTRDAGIPAGILSGTVDEIAGRPFGTLVVGIAADPGTVERARTFLAARGLDVEMLGTLDLAGWQRTAAPGLTDPHHVA
- a CDS encoding methionine ABC transporter permease; this translates as MSPELLRLLVQATLDTLQMVAVAASLGTLIGLPLGVFLATSGRGELLAAPWLNRVLGLVVNATRSTPFIILVVAIIPFTRLIAGTSIGTTAATVPLTVAATPFIARLVEGAIREVDGGLVEAARAFGASPLQIVLKVLIPEALPGIVLGLTLAVVSLIGFSAMVGAVGGGGLGDLGIRYGYQRFMPEMMLAVVVVLIVLVQLVQTLGDRLARRMNKRLRHG
- the hrcA gene encoding heat-inducible transcriptional repressor HrcA — protein: MNTRDLPPLPGGSGQARAIAELNERSREIFRQIVESYLATGEPVGSRNLARILPMALSPASIRNVMSDLEQAGLIYAPHTSAGRLPTEHGLRFFVDALLELGDVGQEEKGRIEAQMRAAASRHTFESALTEASMLLSGISRGAGVVVTAKQNPRLRHIEFVRLDPGRALVVLVSDDGSVENRLLDLPHGLPAGALQEASNFLNARIRGRTLGEVRVEIETARAAMKQELDELTGRLVDAGLARSVGPSEERQLIVRGQANLLDDLRAAEDLERIRLLFNDLESQKDVIDLLSRAEGGEGVRIFIGSENKLFSLSGSSMIAAPFRDGSQTIVGVVGVIGPTRLNYARIVPMVDFTARVVSRMLERGRG